A DNA window from Massilia putida contains the following coding sequences:
- a CDS encoding penicillin-binding transpeptidase domain-containing protein, with protein sequence MIGALVTAVAANRTRWRRARNLRAGTRTQAPARTRTHLLGPAPLRWLTAASVLLAAAGAVLIIVHARWLAAAGTTPSGDGAARFQSVLPGFAFTVPEAPGASVRTRGLDSLLILSGMRAGPVHRIDLCDQLLDRTRPGRLLPLRIGWAFADVAGLEAPRNVLLADQAMPRVTVDGRAGSDLRVRWEGRAQWWTAGGTPALRGDGWLTWQGGALRLQRRAGGACPPAGELVVQLYRPAPEQRALVVALPAQGPAVEAVLAPGDYRVPSLPAAALEDEQLFDLLSARGLVRLGSNGLAELAPPDLAAWRAAGKTPWDGVALDGDALRLLERLYRRADGDFVREQVRIFNAERRLLAWRVRSADAVNVAGTWRAEVVQGASMAPVPLADDMPPLGARLFARLPQGWAAWQRVGAWPAAGGAARLRLLLAAPARAGDSIRLMLAGRLRHVSGARLRGEPQPGCDGRACRAPDEVQVLDLLLDAGATEIVLDADPLALDALATPGDARYRHLVVRDGRLAWQALAPSTARPPAPLADVALADRTGIPLWRDGAPTEGARAAGLSTLLGVRANQPGSVAAMLGRLPGGHHAARLTLDAGLQTAAQAALDCVAMRRGRWDGAACSGGGLAPAGRQAGVVLLDTETGAILALAGAGMPAVDAANWKEARDFDRIDPAASPLRLPALQHDGGAERAPGSTFKIVSALGLELAARSDRQLDALLDGLPLAGINAVARERGYAFRTDAPTYPVDGRARITNFRDQGLDRRAHDGRLGLAQALTYSLNTWFAWTGELSDQSLLGRPDGGVPDLQPLTPGALDPVRPIVAMARRLGFGQALRLDGGLLPADYAWSAWDALQWTPAGIDPVHTRHELRQMAIGLRMQATPLQMALVAGAVGQGRVIVPRLLAELDGVAAQPAAGPALDVRLDRIRAGMKGVVDVGTASGAFRAPALAGIRRGLSGKTGTAPVGDGALATVWFTGWLEPHSVPGQAHRLAVALFVSRSEATGGEHAAPVAAAVLGALARRGAGKALN encoded by the coding sequence ATGATCGGAGCGCTCGTCACGGCCGTCGCGGCCAACCGGACGCGCTGGCGGCGCGCGCGCAACCTGCGTGCCGGCACGCGCACGCAGGCGCCGGCACGCACGCGGACACACCTGCTCGGCCCGGCGCCGCTGCGCTGGCTCACGGCCGCAAGCGTGCTGCTGGCCGCGGCGGGCGCCGTGCTCATCATCGTGCACGCGCGCTGGCTGGCGGCGGCCGGGACGACGCCGTCCGGCGATGGCGCCGCGCGCTTCCAGTCCGTGCTGCCGGGCTTCGCGTTCACCGTGCCGGAAGCGCCGGGCGCATCGGTGCGCACGCGCGGCCTGGACTCGCTGCTCATCCTGTCCGGCATGCGCGCCGGTCCCGTGCACCGCATCGACCTGTGCGACCAGCTCCTCGACCGCACGCGCCCCGGGCGCCTGCTGCCGCTGCGCATCGGCTGGGCCTTCGCCGACGTGGCCGGCCTGGAGGCGCCGCGCAATGTGCTGCTGGCCGACCAGGCGATGCCGCGCGTGACGGTCGACGGCCGCGCCGGGTCCGACTTGCGTGTGCGCTGGGAAGGCCGGGCGCAGTGGTGGACGGCCGGTGGAACGCCAGCGCTGCGCGGCGACGGCTGGCTGACGTGGCAGGGGGGCGCCTTGCGCCTGCAGCGGCGCGCAGGCGGCGCGTGCCCGCCGGCCGGTGAGCTCGTCGTGCAGCTGTACCGGCCGGCGCCGGAACAGCGCGCCCTCGTCGTCGCGCTGCCGGCGCAGGGGCCGGCCGTCGAGGCGGTGCTGGCGCCGGGCGACTACCGCGTGCCGTCGCTGCCCGCCGCCGCGCTGGAAGACGAGCAGCTGTTCGATCTGCTGAGCGCACGGGGCCTCGTGCGCCTGGGCAGCAACGGGCTGGCGGAGCTGGCCCCGCCCGACCTCGCCGCGTGGCGCGCGGCCGGCAAGACGCCTTGGGATGGCGTCGCGCTCGACGGCGACGCGCTGCGCCTGCTGGAACGCCTGTACCGCCGCGCCGACGGCGATTTCGTGCGCGAGCAGGTGCGCATCTTCAATGCCGAGCGCCGCCTCCTCGCGTGGCGCGTGCGCAGCGCCGACGCCGTCAACGTGGCGGGCACGTGGCGCGCGGAAGTCGTGCAGGGCGCGTCGATGGCGCCCGTGCCGTTGGCGGACGATATGCCCCCGCTCGGCGCGCGCCTGTTCGCGCGCCTGCCGCAGGGTTGGGCGGCGTGGCAGCGCGTCGGCGCGTGGCCGGCGGCCGGCGGCGCGGCGCGTTTGCGCTTGTTGCTCGCGGCCCCGGCGCGCGCGGGCGACAGCATCCGGCTGATGCTCGCCGGCCGCCTGCGCCATGTGTCGGGTGCGCGGCTGCGGGGCGAGCCGCAACCCGGCTGCGACGGCCGCGCATGCCGCGCGCCCGACGAGGTGCAGGTGCTCGACCTGCTGCTTGACGCCGGCGCCACCGAGATCGTGCTGGACGCCGACCCGTTGGCGCTGGATGCGCTGGCCACGCCTGGCGATGCGCGCTACCGTCACCTCGTCGTGCGCGACGGCCGCCTCGCGTGGCAGGCGCTGGCCCCGTCCACGGCGCGTCCGCCGGCACCGCTGGCCGACGTGGCGCTGGCCGACCGCACCGGCATCCCGCTGTGGCGCGACGGCGCCCCGACGGAAGGCGCGCGCGCGGCCGGTCTCTCGACCCTGCTGGGCGTGCGCGCCAACCAGCCGGGAAGTGTCGCCGCGATGCTGGGCCGGCTGCCGGGCGGCCATCACGCGGCGCGCCTCACGCTGGACGCCGGCCTGCAGACGGCCGCGCAGGCGGCGCTCGACTGCGTCGCCATGCGCCGCGGCCGCTGGGATGGCGCGGCATGCAGCGGCGGCGGCTTGGCGCCGGCCGGCCGGCAGGCGGGGGTCGTCCTGCTCGACACGGAGACGGGCGCGATCCTCGCGCTGGCCGGCGCGGGCATGCCGGCCGTGGACGCCGCCAACTGGAAGGAAGCGCGCGATTTCGACCGCATCGACCCGGCCGCGAGCCCGCTGCGGCTGCCCGCGCTGCAGCACGACGGCGGCGCCGAGCGCGCGCCGGGATCGACGTTCAAGATCGTCAGCGCCCTCGGCCTGGAACTGGCCGCACGGTCCGACCGCCAGCTGGACGCCCTGCTGGACGGCCTGCCGCTGGCCGGCATCAATGCCGTGGCGCGCGAGCGCGGCTACGCCTTCCGCACGGACGCGCCGACCTACCCCGTCGACGGCCGCGCCAGGATCACGAATTTCCGCGACCAGGGCCTGGACCGGCGCGCGCACGACGGCCGCCTGGGCCTCGCGCAGGCATTGACGTACAGCCTGAACACGTGGTTCGCGTGGACGGGCGAGTTGTCGGATCAAAGCCTGCTCGGCCGGCCCGACGGCGGCGTGCCCGACCTGCAGCCGTTGACGCCGGGCGCGCTCGATCCGGTCCGTCCCATCGTCGCGATGGCGCGCCGGCTGGGCTTCGGCCAGGCGCTGCGTCTCGACGGCGGCCTGCTGCCGGCCGACTATGCATGGTCCGCGTGGGATGCCTTGCAGTGGACGCCCGCCGGTATCGACCCCGTCCACACGCGCCACGAGCTGCGGCAGATGGCGATCGGGTTGCGCATGCAGGCGACACCGCTGCAGATGGCGCTCGTGGCGGGCGCCGTCGGGCAGGGGCGCGTGATCGTCCCGCGCCTGCTGGCGGAGCTCGACGGCGTGGCGGCGCAGCCCGCCGCCGGACCGGCGCTGGACGTGCGCCTGGACCGCATCCGCGCCGGCATGAAGGGTGTCGTCGACGTGGGCACGGCGTCCGGCGCCTTCCGCGCGCCCGCGCTGGCCGGCATCCGGCGGGGCCTGTCCGGCAAGACGGGGACGGCGCCCGTGGGCGACGGCGCGCTGGCCACGGTGTGGTTCACCGGCTGGCTGGAGCCGCACAGCGTGCCGGGCCAGGCGCACCGGCTGGCCGTCGCCTTGTTCGTCAGCCGTTCGGAGGCGACCGGGGGCGAGCACGCGGCGCCCGTCGCGGCGGCCGTGCTGGGGGCGCTGGCGCGCCGCGGTGCCGGCAAGGCCTTGAATTAA